Proteins encoded in a region of the Ziziphus jujuba cultivar Dongzao chromosome 3, ASM3175591v1 genome:
- the LOC107423167 gene encoding late embryogenesis abundant protein D-34-like isoform X2, which translates to MSQGQPRRDEQEPIKYGDIFGVHGDLADKPIAPQDAAMMQTAETAVLGQTQKGGPAATMQAAATWNERAGVVRHTEVSDAAGGQGVTVTETDVPGRRIITEAVGGQVVGQSVQPTPVQQGSTTSAITIGEALEATAQTMGDKPVDQSDAAAIQAAEVRATGVNVVTPGGLAATAQSAASYNAGIDKDDNKGATAKLPADKAATRQDAEGVTTAELRNNPNMSTQPGGIAASVTAAARLNENMNI; encoded by the exons atgagccAGGGACAGCCAAGGAGGGACGAACAAGAACCAATAAAATACGGCGACATTTTTGGCGTTCATGGGGATCTGGCCGACAAGCCCATTGCACCACAGGACGCGGCCATGATGCAGACAGCAGAAACGGCGGTGCTCGGACAGACTCAGAAAGGAGGTCCGGCAGCCACCATGCAAGCAGCCGCTACCTGGAATGAGAGAGCTGGCGTCGTTAGACATACTGAAGTTTCGGACGCCGCTGGAGGTCAAGGCGTCACCGTCACGGAAACCGACGTTCCCGGACGTCGCATAATAACTGAAGCTGTTGGCGGACAG GTAGTTGGGCAGTCTGTTCAGCCAACGCCAGTGCAGCAGGGATCAACAACAAGCGCCATAACTATAGGAGAAGCACTGGAAGCGACAGCGCAGACAATGGGAGATAAGCCAGTGGACCAGAGTGATGCCGCGGCCATTCAAGCCGCCGAGGTTAGAGCAACAGGTGTTAATGTTGTTACCCCTGGTGGGCTTGCTGCCACCGCCCAATCCGCCGCGTCTTACAACGCTGGAATTGACAAGGATGATAACAAG GGTGCAACGGCAAAGCTGCCGGCAGACAAGGCAGCAACTCGGCAAGACGCTGAAGGAGTGACAACGGCGGAGCTTCGGAACAACCCGAATATGTCAACCCAACCGGGAGGCATAGCTGCATCAGTGACAGCTGCTGCAAGGCTCAATGAGAATATGAATATATGA
- the LOC107423165 gene encoding transcription repressor OFP12, whose protein sequence is MSNTFRKNFQLCSFFNFRCLPTIQSPPPPPNDDDDDDDHHIHSSSTTSLLKNFNTIYQDFTTTTASTSKSFTPSSTTDDHFFSSSDDSDSDNHQSPPDFAAVFASQRFFFSSPGSSNSIIESTDTKTEDSDMTKMMDDSTTGGVRVRKFSVNPYDDFRRSMQEMLEARDVLVDGRSDLEYLHELLLCYLALNPKHAHKFIIEAFTDLVIDLLSSPETMKIGRPNDILRRRVV, encoded by the coding sequence ATGTCGAACACCTTTAGGAAGAACTTCCAGCTCTGCAGCTTCTTCAATTTCAGATGCCTTCCAACAATCCAATCTCCACCTCCTCCAcctaatgatgatgatgatgatgatgaccaCCATATCCATTCTTCCTCTACTACTTCACTCCTCAAGAACTTCAACACCATCTACCAAGACTTCACCACTACTACTGCCTCAACCTCCAAATCCTTTACACCCTCTTCCACCACCGATGATCACTTCTTCTCTTCCTCCGACGACTCCGACTCCGATAATCATCAATCCCCGCCCGACTTTGCGGCCGTTTTCGCTTCCCAacgcttcttcttctcctctccTGGCAGCTCAAACTCCATTATTGAGTCCACGGATACCAAAACCGAGGATTCCGATATGACGAAGATGATGGACGACAGTACTACCGGCGGTGTTAGGGTTCGGAAGTTCTCGGTGAACCCTTACGATGATTTCCGGAGATCCATGCAGGAAATGTTGGAAGCTCGTGATGTGTTGGTGGATGGAAGGAGCGACTTGGAGTATCTACATGAGCTTCTCTTGTGCTATCTCGCATTGAATCCTAAACATGCCCACAAGTTCATCATCGAGGCCTTCACCGACCTCGTCATCGACTTGTTATCTTCGCCGGAAACAATGAAAATCGGGCGGCCAAATGATATTTTGCGGCGGCGTGTGGTGTAA
- the LOC107423167 gene encoding late embryogenesis abundant protein D-34-like isoform X1 — translation MSQGQPRRDEQEPIKYGDIFGVHGDLADKPIAPQDAAMMQTAETAVLGQTQKGGPAATMQAAATWNERAGVVRHTEVSDAAGGQGVTVTETDVPGRRIITEAVGGQVVGQSVQPTPVQQGSTTSAITIGEALEATAQTMGDKPVDQSDAAAIQAAEVRATGVNVVTPGGLAATAQSAASYNAGIDKDDNKVKLRDILTGATAKLPADKAATRQDAEGVTTAELRNNPNMSTQPGGIAASVTAAARLNENMNI, via the exons atgagccAGGGACAGCCAAGGAGGGACGAACAAGAACCAATAAAATACGGCGACATTTTTGGCGTTCATGGGGATCTGGCCGACAAGCCCATTGCACCACAGGACGCGGCCATGATGCAGACAGCAGAAACGGCGGTGCTCGGACAGACTCAGAAAGGAGGTCCGGCAGCCACCATGCAAGCAGCCGCTACCTGGAATGAGAGAGCTGGCGTCGTTAGACATACTGAAGTTTCGGACGCCGCTGGAGGTCAAGGCGTCACCGTCACGGAAACCGACGTTCCCGGACGTCGCATAATAACTGAAGCTGTTGGCGGACAG GTAGTTGGGCAGTCTGTTCAGCCAACGCCAGTGCAGCAGGGATCAACAACAAGCGCCATAACTATAGGAGAAGCACTGGAAGCGACAGCGCAGACAATGGGAGATAAGCCAGTGGACCAGAGTGATGCCGCGGCCATTCAAGCCGCCGAGGTTAGAGCAACAGGTGTTAATGTTGTTACCCCTGGTGGGCTTGCTGCCACCGCCCAATCCGCCGCGTCTTACAACGCTGGAATTGACAAGGATGATAACAAGGTCAAGCTCAGAGACATTCTCACG GGTGCAACGGCAAAGCTGCCGGCAGACAAGGCAGCAACTCGGCAAGACGCTGAAGGAGTGACAACGGCGGAGCTTCGGAACAACCCGAATATGTCAACCCAACCGGGAGGCATAGCTGCATCAGTGACAGCTGCTGCAAGGCTCAATGAGAATATGAATATATGA